Within the Trichoderma breve strain T069 chromosome 3, whole genome shotgun sequence genome, the region TATGGAGTCCCCCATAAGCCCCCATTGTTCTCTCAGTCTCTGGTTGGACAGCGCATCCACGTTTTCTAATACAGTACAACGCCTAAGCACCACTGACTCGGAGCTTTAGGCGGGTTTGCGGCTTCTGGGGCGCAGACGGATGTACCTACTACAGGTAGATGTACGTGTAATTGATGACGTTGAACTTCGCTTCGATACAACTTCATTACCTATTCGCCTCGATTCAACATCACCCCCAATGGCTTCCTCCTACTCGTCCTTGTAGCCACGAGCCCCGGCTCTTGACTCCTTGACCGACTTCCGGCATTTTCCTCTAATTCTCGGAGTTTCCTGCGGTGAGACACAGACCCCGCACGATGCCGGGTCTTGCGCGCAAGGTCTTAATCTTTGCCGCTGTCGACGgcctcatcatccagccaTTGTCTTCCAAGGGACAGAAGCCGTTCCAACCTGCAAGAATCAAGTATGGCGATGCGTCCGTGTCGGCGGCACGCGATCAGGCCCCTGATTCGGCAAAGCCCGATTCGTGGTTTGAAGCGCTCGGCGTCATTGGTGAGTCCCGGGCAGGCGTCGATATGATGTGATGGCGTGTTAAACAGTCGCCAGGATTGATTACGGTGTCGCGGTTGACGTATCTGGTGACGATTACACGCCGAGAGCAGGTGGCCCAGGTGTTTGGATTGCCCATCTATGTCGTCACCCAAGTGGCCGTGACGCCGTGCTCGTCGCAGACTGATGCCGAGGAATCGGTGCGCAAGACGGCACGCCTTTTGCGTACGGAGTCGTCCAACAGCGTGaataatgaagaagaagatagcAGCAGTGACGAGGACGGCGAGATGCCAATTTCGACTCCTGATGAGgaagtcgacgacgaggttGTCGACAAAGGAGACGCCCCCCCGGACCCCAAGAGCAGCGTTGCCGAAGACGTGATCCGGAGACGGGGTAGCTATGGGAGATTTGCACAGCGCTGGTTTAGTCGAAGCGGGTGGACAGTCGACCAGAGGAGGACTATGGGAATGAGCAACTCGCCAACGTCCACGCCGCCCCTTGCGCCATCGGCATCACAGACCCCAGTGGTTAGTCTCGCCAGCCTACAAGAAGCGGATGAGAGTCTCTTGGCTCCGGCATCCACGCTGCTACCGAAGCTGCTTCGGACTGTCCAAATACTGTTTGGCTCATCACGTAGTTTTTACTTTTCATATGACCTGGATATAACCCGCAGTCCGAGTGACAGTGCCTCAGTGGTTAACCCCAGCGGCTCCCTCTATGAGCAGGTCAAGAAGACATTCTTTTGGAACCGGCATATTATTCAACCTTTTATAGATGCCGGACAAGATGCCTTGACCCTACCTCTTATGCAGGGCTTTGTCGGCCAGAGAACCTTTGTGGCGGATTCTCAGCCTCCCCAGGTAGATGACCCTGGAACAGAATCTATGGAGCTCAAGGACCTCTCGCCCTCGCCATCTGCTCCGGGTTCGCCGCCTTCAGGCACGGCGAGGCATTCTTTAGAGCTGCGGCCTACTGAAAAGAGCTATCTCATCACCCTCATATCGCGACGATCAACTAAGAGGGCTGGTCTACGATACCTCCGGCGCGGCATTGACGAGGGCGGCTATACGGCCAACTTTGTCGAGACAGAGCAGGTCCTTTCATCCCCTGCGTGGGATACCTCTTCCCCAGTGTATTCGTTTACTCAGATAAGAGGCAGCATTCCGCTCTTCTTTACCCAGACTGCCTACGCGCTCAAGCCCGTGCCAGTTTTGCAGCACTCTGAGGACGCAAACTACAATGCCGCCAAGCAGCATTTTGAAAGACTCTCGGCATCTTACGGCACGGTACAGATTGTCAATCTGGTCGAGAAACGTGGAGTTGAGGGCCCTATCGGAACGCAATACCAAAATACGATGGCGCGAATCAACGATGGGCTCGATGACAAGGCAAAGATTCCATTTGAGTGGTTTGACTTTCACCACGCTTGTCGTGGCATGAAATTTGAGAACGTGAGCCATCTGTTGTCCACATTGAAAGATCAATTAGAGACGCTGGGCAGCACGGTGAAGAACAATGGCCAGCTAGTCCGTAAGCAACAAGGTGTCCTTAGGACAAATTGTATGGACTGCCTGGACCGAACAAACGTCTGCCAGAGCTCTTTTGCAAAACACTTGCTAGATTTACAactgaaagaagaaggcataGACATGAGTGCGCAGATAGACCAAGAGACGGCCTGGTTTAATACTCTCTGGGCTGACAACGGCGATGCCGTTTCAAAGCAGTACGCCTCTACATCCGCTATGAAAGGTGACTATACGAGGACACGAAAGAGGGATTACAGGGGGGCACTAAATGATCTCGGCATTTCCCTAACACGTCTCTATACTGGGtgagtttcttttttctgcttctctccaagccCAATGGCTAATCATCATCTCCCCTTTAGCATGGTCAATGACTACTTCAGCCAAGCTGCCATAGATTTCCTGCTCGGAAATGTCAGTGCCAAAGTATTTGAAGAATTCGAGATGGACATGATGACCAAGGATCCGGCTGTTTCCGTAGAAAGAATGCGGGAGCGTGCCGTGGAGCTGTGCCAGAAGCGAGTCGTGGCAGACGTCAATGAAGAATTCCACGGCGGCTGGGTTTTGATTAGTCCCAATGCCGCCAACGTCCTCAAATCGTGGCCGATGGAAGAAACTGTCCTTCTCCTGACGGATGCTGCGCTGTACTTTTGCCGCTTTGACTGGGATCTGGACAAGGTATCGTCCTTTGAAAGAGTCACCCTTGCCAGCATCACAAATATCAAAATCGGCACTTACATCACCTCGACCATCTCGCAGGCGCACATGAACGAGACAAGGAACGTAGGTTTCGTGGTGTCATATCAACCGGGCAAAAGCGACGTGCGGAGGAGGAACACCCGTACACTGTCTACGAAAGACGCACCCAAGTTCACGGCTACTGGTGAGCCTCTACCTGCACCAACTGGCTTCGCCGGCCTCTTCTCCGGAGCAAACGCCTCCAAGGAGCCTGCCATTCGCAAACTCGCATTCAAGGCGCCATATGCCGATTCTTCATTGCCGGCCAGCGGGGCGGGGCCACGGCAAACGGAGATGCAGATCATCGACACGATATGCTCAGAGATTGAGCGCCTTGCTTTCGAACGGCAGCAGGTCAAGGAAGGCGGAGAGCGAAAGAAGTTGGTGGAAAAGGGCGACATTATTTCGCTGGACACGGCAAGACGCAGCACCGGGCTACTCGAGCAGCTGGGCCACtcgctgaagaagctggtgtGGGCATAGATACCTAGTAGATAGATATCCCTGACGAAGAGACCTGATACGGTTCTTTTTTATACATAGCAACTTAAGGGCAGCTTTTATCGACTATAGTTttctttccctctcttctcttttttgaaACATCCTCTCCTAATAGAATTTCATTGAGTTGGGGATGTACTCCTCCTCTGATATAGATGCATCTGGTAACGCATGTTCTCCAGTTGAATAGGGTAAGAGAGGCCATCTGGAAGGCGGAACCATACCGAGTCGTGAGACTCAATCTTTTCCCACTCGTAGCCCGGAGACGGGGCACGAGGATCAATCAAAGTGTGATCCAGTAGCCACTGCATGGGGTACCTCTTCTGCTCTTTTCCTACGGCGGCTTCTGAGTAACTGCCCGGGCTGTCCACGACGAGGAGCATGCTCCCGTCCGGCATGACCTCGCCCAGCAGCTTCAAGAACTTTGTCGTTTTGCCGATGCCTCCGTTGGTGTAGAGTTCATTCAACGTAAACATTAGCGTCACAGTCAGAGGTTCGCGGCCAAGCAGTGAAGACAGTGCCTCCTTGTCTAAAGCTAGGATGTCGCCCTGGGAGAATGTTGTCTCGAGTTGGCCTTGCTCGAGGAGAGGCGTGTTTgcggccttgatggctgCGGAGGCGTATTTTGAAAGGAGAGGCGGTGACGTGATGTGgttttggagaagagagacgactTGTGTCCAGGGGGCGGCGTCTAGGAGGGTGAGGTGGCCGGAGGAATTTGtttggtggaggagggaggcGAAGGCAATTTGTTCGGCTGCGCAGCCGCCGATGCAGAGCATTTTGATTGCTTTCCGGGTGTTTGAATCTGAAGTTTCGATGCTGGCTGATTCTGAGCtgttttcatcatcatcgttgTTGTTGGTAGGAGGAGGCGATGTGAGGGCCATATCGTCAAAGTGGTGGGCGATGGTTTGGAAGATGGACGAGTAGCAAAGAGCTCTGGTAGGACTCCATCTTGCAGCGTACGCCTGAAGATTCTCCTCTGTCCCAAAGGCGGCGTCGAATTCCCGGTTGAAGAGGGCCTGTTTTATGGATTGGAGGCGGGCTGTGAAGTCCTCGGATAAGAGAACGGGATTGAAGGCATCTGAAAAGAGCTTGAGGATGCGCTGCTGATGGATGAGGATTTGGGGGTCGACGGGTAGGATGGGGTCAGCTGCTGATgcttgtttgtcttttttggATGGATTCTTTTTAGGGGTTTGTTTTTTAACCATTGTTTAtatgttgttgttgtgatgGATTACTTGGTTGAATGAGATGGGGGATTTGATGTGGTGAAAAATTGAGTTTCTCACGGAAAGTGGGTAAATTGGTGTACATTGGTAGCGCTGATAGCCTCACTTAAGAGAATGGATTGTAATTCGGTGTATTTATCTTTCTTCTATGTTACATCGACAGATACAAATTGTAAGGAATTGCAGCTCCCATCAGATTTCATTAACATGGCATATGGTAAAATCTCATCTTCACAGTGATTCATTCGCTTGCATCCTCATGGTGGTGCCGACACATGCTTACATACAAACTTATTCATCAATACTCATTGCTAGTCCTCCGTAGTTCGAGGGCAACAAATAGCCTGAAATGCTTTTTTTGACTTTCAGCCCCGTCTCAAAAGAAACGATCCGGCCAGCGCCGCTTTACGCGCAGCTTCCGGGATGCTAGATCGGCTATTGGAATAGCGCCAGACGCTCAGGTGTCTGATTTGGCCTATCTGATTGGTGGACTCGCTTGGCAAGGCGATGAACGATTGCTTAGGAATAACATTCGAGGCCGC harbors:
- a CDS encoding putative SAM-dependent methyltransferase domain-containing protein, giving the protein MVKKQTPKKNPSKKDKQASAADPILPVDPQILIHQQRILKLFSDAFNPVLLSEDFTARLQSIKQALFNREFDAAFGTEENLQAYAARWSPTRALCYSSIFQTIAHHFDDMALTSPPPTNNNDDDENSSESASIETSDSNTRKAIKMLCIGGCAAEQIAFASLLHQTNSSGHLTLLDAAPWTQVVSLLQNHITSPPLLSKYASAAIKAANTPLLEQGQLETTFSQGDILALDKEALSSLLGREPLTVTLMFTLNELYTNGGIGKTTKFLKLLGEVMPDGSMLLVVDSPGSYSEAAVGKEQKRYPMQWLLDHTLIDPRAPSPGYEWEKIESHDSVWFRLPDGLSYPIQLENMRYQMHLYQRRSTSPTQ
- a CDS encoding sacI homology domain-containing protein; its protein translation is MPGLARKVLIFAAVDGLIIQPLSSKGQKPFQPARIKYGDASVSAARDQAPDSAKPDSWFEALGVIGLITVSRLTYLVTITRREQVAQVFGLPIYVVTQVAVTPCSSQTDAEESVRKTARLLRTESSNSVNNEEEDSSSDEDGEMPISTPDEEVDDEVVDKGDAPPDPKSSVAEDVIRRRGSYGRFAQRWFSRSGWTVDQRRTMGMSNSPTSTPPLAPSASQTPVVSLASLQEADESLLAPASTLLPKLLRTVQILFGSSRSFYFSYDLDITRSPSDSASVVNPSGSLYEQVKKTFFWNRHIIQPFIDAGQDALTLPLMQGFVGQRTFVADSQPPQVDDPGTESMELKDLSPSPSAPGSPPSGTARHSLELRPTEKSYLITLISRRSTKRAGLRYLRRGIDEGGYTANFVETEQVLSSPAWDTSSPVYSFTQIRGSIPLFFTQTAYALKPVPVLQHSEDANYNAAKQHFERLSASYGTVQIVNLVEKRGVEGPIGTQYQNTMARINDGLDDKAKIPFEWFDFHHACRGMKFENVSHLLSTLKDQLETLGSTVKNNGQLVRKQQGVLRTNCMDCLDRTNVCQSSFAKHLLDLQLKEEGIDMSAQIDQETAWFNTLWADNGDAVSKQYASTSAMKGDYTRTRKRDYRGALNDLGISLTRLYTGMVNDYFSQAAIDFLLGNVSAKVFEEFEMDMMTKDPAVSVERMRERAVELCQKRVVADVNEEFHGGWVLISPNAANVLKSWPMEETVLLLTDAALYFCRFDWDLDKVSSFERVTLASITNIKIGTYITSTISQAHMNETRNVGFVVSYQPGKSDVRRRNTRTLSTKDAPKFTATGEPLPAPTGFAGLFSGANASKEPAIRKLAFKAPYADSSLPASGAGPRQTEMQIIDTICSEIERLAFERQQVKEGGERKKLVEKGDIISLDTARRSTGLLEQLGHSLKKLVWA